A part of Palaemon carinicauda isolate YSFRI2023 chromosome 8, ASM3689809v2, whole genome shotgun sequence genomic DNA contains:
- the LOC137645113 gene encoding uncharacterized protein codes for MTVLRGWKYGMFVGGIVGFISAALYPVVIYPMMHVEEYKKAQELNRKNIKQEEVQPGTKRDIERPAIRDIVRPTERGAERPNKSNVERPTGRDFERPARRELEGSARRDVERPTERGVERPTIRGIERPTGRVLDRPANRDVERPARCDVEHPAIQDVERPARRDVERPSGRDGERRAARQDIERQTRRDTERFEERNTKRRTSLRGSQEHDFEDESLGLHAEPSLIRSRDQEHFSSDHFDRERFTELQALGQ; via the exons ATGACAGTTCTAAGAGGATGGAAGTATGGTATGTTCGTTGGAGGGATTGTTGGATTCATAAGTGCTGCTCTTTATCCAGTGGTCATATACCCCATGATGCATGTTGAAGAGTATA AAAAAGCACAAGAACTAAATAGAAAGAACATTAAGCAAGAGGAAGTTCAGCCAGGCA CGAAACGTGACATCGAACGTCCAGCCATACGTGACATCGTGCGTCCTACAgagcgaggcgccgagcgtcctaatAAAAGTAACGTTGAACGTCCTACAGGACGTGATTTCgaacgtccagcaagacgtgaACTCGAGGGTTcagctagacgtgacgtcgagcgtcctactGAGCGAGGCGTTGAGCGTCCTACTATACGTGGCATTGAACGTCCTACAGGACGTGTTCTCGATCGTCCAGCAAatcgtgacgtcgagcgtccagctagatGTGACGTCGAGCATCCAGCAATACAGGACGTCGAACGTCCAGCGAGACGTGATGTTGAGCGTCCTTCAGGACGCGATGGCGAGCGGCGAGCAGCCAGACAGGACATCGAGCGTCAAACACGACGCGACACCGAGCGTTTTGAAGAACGTAACACCAAGCGTCGAACATCCTTACGCGGAAGTCAAGAACATGACTTTGAGGATGAAAGCCTTGGACTTCATGCTGAACCTAGTCTTATCAGGAGTCGAGATCAAGAACACTTTAGCTCTGATCACTTTGATCGCGAGCGTTTTACCGAGCTTCAAGCGTTAGGTCAATAA